The genomic stretch CTGGACGCTTAATTTTCCTAGTGTGTATGGGTGTCAAGATGGTGGAAATGGAACTCAATTCAATTTTAGAATTGCAAAACCTAGCAAAAATACTTATGTCATTACCAATTTGGGGAATATTCCTAAATTTTATAAAATATCCATAAGCACATAGAAACAGGGGAGTTTTACAATAATTTATTGATGTGCATCCATGAATTTAGCTTCCGGAATGATAAAAAATCATAAAATTGATTCACTGATTTCCTTGCTCTATTCAACCATAAAAAAACACAAAAATATATAAATGTATGAACATCATGATTATTATAACTCCCTATCTATCTAAATGTCAATTAGAACAATAGATAAGAATCTACTGTTTAAGCTGATAAAATCACAATATTACTCTGGATTTATATTGAAATCCTTTACTTTAAATCCTATGTAACCAATTGAAACCAAAGCTATTTTAAATGATTAGGAATGAATATTTATTTATTTTAAAATTTCAATATCCTAAAACGATATTTTCAATATTTTTTGTTATCAGTAAACTTAAAACAGTCAATTATTTCATTTTACAGTCCCATCCTAATAAGTATTAAAAACAGTATGAGCTTTGCTTATCCCTATTTGACAAAAGCTTCAGATTGATAATCTCAATTCAAGTTTAATTGTTCTCGCCTGAAAAATTATAGATTATTTTTTTTGATTTAAAGCTTTCAATAGTTTTACTCTATTATTCAACAATTATTACATTATTAACCATAAAACATATTAAACAATCACTCCGTAATTAACCAATATAACAATTTAGCAATACATATTAATTTATACTTGTTTTAATTTCACAATTTACATTAAAAACACAGATAAAAACCAATACATATAAAATACACCATTTAATTTACAATATTATAAATTACTATTATGTTTATAAAAACCATTGTTTCATTAAAATAAAGAAAAATTATTAATTCATAACTTTATAGAAAAATATTGAATTATGAAGAAAATCAAATTATTGCTGGTAATGTCTCCGTTTTTAGCATCAGCACAAGGAATCATGGGTATTAATACTCCAACACCATCTGCTTCATTAGACATTGTTTCTAAAGGCAATACGGAAGCTACTAAAGCATTAGAAGTCAACAACTCCTCTTCCCTGGAAATGTTAACGGTTCTGGACAATGGGAATATTGGCGTAAGTGTCTCCAGTCCATAAAAAAGACTCCATATAAATGCCGGAAATGATGCCATAAGGATTGATTCCTTAAAGCAAACAACAACCGTCAGTACTGATGCATTGAATACATTATCTTATGATGTCAATACACAAGATATAACCTCTTTAACTTTAAAATCTTTCCATACTACCCAAAAAATAAACCCTCAAACCTCAGAAACTTTTGTAGATCCTTCAGGAATTCTTTTCGGACAACTTGTTATTGAAGCAGGTAATGGCTGTGGAAGACGTATGATCTCTGTATTTAACTTTTCAGATGTAACAATGGTCCACATGAACAGTATTGCAAGAAATGCCATAGGAAATGCAACAAGAAATGATACCGATAATTCAAGTGACTGGACCCTCAACTTTCCAGATGTAATGACGTGTCAAGATGGGGGAGATGGGACTCAATTCGATTTTAGAATTTCAAAACCTTCAAAAAACACTTATGTTATAACCCATTTGGGAAATATTCCTAAATTCTATAAAATAGCAATAAGCAGATAGGAAGGGAGTTTTACCAATGATTTATTGAGGTACATCAATGAATTTAGCTTTCCGGAATTATATTTTTAAATCGTAAAATTCTTAGAATTGATTTGCTGATATTCTATGCCAACCATAAAAAAACACAAAAATATATAAATATATGAACACAATGATTCTTTTAACGCCCTATCTGTCAGAAAATTTAGAGGTAAAAAACAGAGTCGTAATGGCTCCTATGACCCGAAGCAGAGCTGATAATGAAGAGCTTATGGCCACTGATCTTATTGCGGAATATTATGCTCAAAGGGCTTCCGCAGGATTAATCATTACTGAAGGTACACAGATCAGCCAGGAAGCAATCGGGTACATTAACGTTCCTGATATCTATACTTCAAAACAAATTGAGGGCTGGAAAAAAGTAACCGATGCAGTACATGAAAAAGGAGGTAAAATTTTTGCTCAGCTATGGCATGTCGGCAGGATTTCTCATCCCAATGTATTGCATGGAAAACTTCCATTAGCCCCTTCTGCTATTAATCCTCTTTGGCAATGCTATACGAAAAACGGATTTACGGATACCGTTACCCCTAAAGCAATGAGTCTTGAAGAGATTCAGCAAACCATTCTGGATTTTCAGCAGGCCGCGGTTAACGCCATGGAAGCCGGATTCGATGGAGTAGAGCTGCATGCGGCTAATGGCTACCTGTTTCACCAGTTTTTTGCAAAATGTTCTAATATAAGAACAGACCTTTATGGAGGTTCTATTGAAAACAGAGCACGGTTCTTATTTGATGTACTGGAAAAAATTAAAGAAAAGGTTCCTTTATCTAAAGTAGGAGTGCGCATTGCCCCTTCATTTACAGATGCTTTTGGAATTGTGACTGATGATGAAACTGTTCCGTTATTCGAATACATTGTTACCAGGCTTAATGATTACAGCCTTGCTTATCTCCATATCTCAGGATATACCCTGGAGAAAGATAAGATAAAAGCAGAAAGACTTGTTTTGGATACGGCAAAGCACTATCGAAAGCTATATAAAGGGACCTATATGATCAATAAAGGTTTTACAAGGGAATTAGCTGAAGTAGCTTTAGAAGAAGAGATTGCAGATCTTATTTCTTTTGGAGAACCTTTTATCAGCAATCCGGATCTTGTAGAAAGGTTCAGGGAAAACGCACCCCTTCTTACACCGGACAGAAATACCTATTATACACCAGGGGCCAAGGGATATACCGATTATCCTTCTTTGGCCGATGCTTAACCAGGTAATACATTCAATGTCAAATTTCTGGCATAATTTTAGTAAAAATACTATACAATTAAAAAATACATATTATAATGAAAAAAATCATCATCGTAGCCTTATCGATCTCACTAATGGGATTAATGTTTTCTTGTAACTCAATGAAAAGTACAAACAGCGGAAGTAAAAACACAGCTGCCACTTCTTCTGATTTTAAAACAGGAAAATTCGCAGGAAAGACTCCTTCAGGTAATGTAGCTATTACGTTCAATGACGACAATACATTTACATTAGAAGAGACTATATCAGGTAGTACCGATCCAATGACCAGTACAGGAACCTGGAAATTTGACAAGAATACCCAAAAAGTAATCCTTGTATATAAAAACCTTGCTGACAGGGTAACCACATTCTCAATCGTAGACGGAAAAACAATCCAGATGAATAGTGGCAGCGCCTGGACTTCACAAACTAAGGGTTCTCAATATAATTTGACCCGTCAGTAAATTTCTTTATTATAAATTTGATACAAGATAAATCCCTGCAAAAATTCTGTAGGGATTTTTTTATAAAAACTCTTTTCTTTTAAATGCCTTAAATAAACGCATCCGACAAGAACTACATCATTAATCGATTCATTACATATTGTAAAGCAACAAAAATTAAAGTCTACCTCCTTTGCTTAGTGAAACGCCTTTGCGGGCCTTAAAATCTGTCATAAGTAAAGGTAAAAAAGACTTTGAGACCGTTGCGTTAAATAGAAATTATATTAAGTTCACTCTAAATAGATGGTAGCTCAACTGAAATCTTTCATATTTAAGTCACATCATAATTAAACTGTTCATTTAAAGCTATTTTTAATTTAAAATAACAAATAATGGCAATAGTCATATTTAGATTTCGGATTAAAAATAGAGAAAAGTTTTTTTCATTGCTTTCTTTTGTTTCAAAATATACAAAATGAATGTTGAAAACAATTGGACAATATGGATCGGAATTGTATTGGCAGTGTATGCGATAGCCATTATCTTTTTTGTCATAAGAGGAGCCAGGAAAGCCCATACGATGAAAGATTATGCGGTGGGAAATATGAGTTTCTCTCCCTGGATGGTAGGTCTTTCTTTAGCAGCTTCTATGACGAGTGCCGCATCATTTATTATTAACCCCGGATTTATAGCGCTCTATGGAGTTTCCGGATTTATTTCACTAGGAATCATCCTTCCTTTATCAGCATTTGTTTCATTAACTATTATGGCAAAGAGTTTTGCCAATGTAGGCGTACAGTTTAATGCCAAAACGATGGCAGAGTGGATGGGAAACCGTTTTAAGAGTCAGGCCTATCGTTTTTTCTTCGCTTTCTTAGGATTGCTTCTCATTTCTTTTATTGTTTTGATCAATGTTGGAATTACCAATGTCATATCAAAAGCCTTACATATTGACCCATTCTATGTTCTATTAACCATTACAATCTTTGTCTTTGGCTATATGATGTTTGGAGGAGCCAATTCATTGATGTATACCAACACTATGCAGGTGATCTTTAAGCTTGTGGTTGCCTTAATTATGTTAGGTTCCGGATTTTATCTTTTTAAAGATGGAATAGGAGGTTTTCTTGCCCAATTACATAAGATTGATCCCAATCTTATCACCTTAACGAATAAGGAAAGCCCTCTTTTCCGTGATTTTTTTGAAATTGTGATTTGTCAGATCATCGTAGGAGTAGCTATTATCTGCCAGCCTCATATCATTACAAAAACGTTAATGCTTAAGAGTCCGGCTCAGGTCAATAAATTTTTGCTCAGCGCCATTGTCTTTATGACCCTTTTCTTTCTGGTGGTCGGAGTTGGGTTTTATGCAAGAATTATCTACCCTGACCTTAGTCTTAACGGGCAGAAAATGAAGATGGATGAAATCATTCCTAATTATGTGGTTGCCCGTTTTTCAGTATTGGTAGCGATGATTGTGGTAGTAGGGTTGGTTTCAGCCGGACAAGCGACGTTAGAAAGTCTTATTCAATCGATTTCCAGCAGTATTACTTTAGATATTTTGGAACCTATATTGAAAGAAAAAGTGTCCAGACATCCTCTTTTAGTTAATAAATTGGTGATCATCATCCTGGCGGTAATCAGCTTTATGATCAGCTATCAACAGATTGTCAATCCCACTTTAAGTGTTGGAATTTTTGCCCAAATGGGAGTGTATGGTTATTTTGCAGCGGCTTTTGTTCCCATTATTTTTGGAACATTTGTTAAAAAAGTAAAATTATCTACTGTATTCATCGCTTCAGCAACAGCATTTTTAGTCCATTTTGGAATTTACTTTTTAGCCATTACCCCGTATATGAAAGGACCTGTCAAAAACCCGGGTGTTTCGGCAGCCCTTGCCATTCTCATTTCTTTGCTGATCGCAATTATTTTACATACATTTAATAGAAACAAAATTGAATCATGAATGGGTTGGACTGGATAAGCAAATGGTCAAACTATCTGCCTCATAAGATTGCAGTAGTTGAATTGGATACTCAAATAGAATATTCGTATAGAGAAATACATCGATATTCACAGCTCTTGAAATCTAGATACAGGGAAGGGGACCGTATTGCTGTGCTTGCAGAACAATCAGCGCTGATGATTGCTCTTTTTTCGGCATGCCAGCGCCTGGGAATCATCCTAGTTCCGATTAATTACCGTCTTTCTACAAAGGAAATATTTGAATTATTAAAGGACTGTGAGCCTGCCCTCATTATTTTTAATGAAAGCTTTAAGGAGAAACTGATCCTTGCAAAAGATTATTTCAATTGCGTCTCACAAACCCATTTGATAGAACAGGTTTACAACATTGACGTTCCGGATGACTTTACCAATATCAGTTTTTCAATTAAAGAAGACCAGCCCATATTTCTGTTCTATACTTCCGGAACGACCCAAAAGCCTAAAGGGGTTCTTTACACCAACAAAATGCTTTTCTGGAACAGTCTTAACACCACTATGCAGTTGGAGCTGACTTCCCATGACAGAACCATAAATATACTTCCTCCATACCATACTTCCGGATGGAATGTTTTTGTCACCCCATTGCTCCATAATGGAGGAACCATAGGAATCCTGAAAAAGTTTGAGGCATCTGATGTT from Chryseobacterium indologenes encodes the following:
- a CDS encoding alkene reductase; translation: MNTMILLTPYLSENLEVKNRVVMAPMTRSRADNEELMATDLIAEYYAQRASAGLIITEGTQISQEAIGYINVPDIYTSKQIEGWKKVTDAVHEKGGKIFAQLWHVGRISHPNVLHGKLPLAPSAINPLWQCYTKNGFTDTVTPKAMSLEEIQQTILDFQQAAVNAMEAGFDGVELHAANGYLFHQFFAKCSNIRTDLYGGSIENRARFLFDVLEKIKEKVPLSKVGVRIAPSFTDAFGIVTDDETVPLFEYIVTRLNDYSLAYLHISGYTLEKDKIKAERLVLDTAKHYRKLYKGTYMINKGFTRELAEVALEEEIADLISFGEPFISNPDLVERFRENAPLLTPDRNTYYTPGAKGYTDYPSLADA
- a CDS encoding DUF5004 domain-containing protein, with product MKKIIIVALSISLMGLMFSCNSMKSTNSGSKNTAATSSDFKTGKFAGKTPSGNVAITFNDDNTFTLEETISGSTDPMTSTGTWKFDKNTQKVILVYKNLADRVTTFSIVDGKTIQMNSGSAWTSQTKGSQYNLTRQ
- a CDS encoding sodium:solute symporter family transporter, coding for MNVENNWTIWIGIVLAVYAIAIIFFVIRGARKAHTMKDYAVGNMSFSPWMVGLSLAASMTSAASFIINPGFIALYGVSGFISLGIILPLSAFVSLTIMAKSFANVGVQFNAKTMAEWMGNRFKSQAYRFFFAFLGLLLISFIVLINVGITNVISKALHIDPFYVLLTITIFVFGYMMFGGANSLMYTNTMQVIFKLVVALIMLGSGFYLFKDGIGGFLAQLHKIDPNLITLTNKESPLFRDFFEIVICQIIVGVAIICQPHIITKTLMLKSPAQVNKFLLSAIVFMTLFFLVVGVGFYARIIYPDLSLNGQKMKMDEIIPNYVVARFSVLVAMIVVVGLVSAGQATLESLIQSISSSITLDILEPILKEKVSRHPLLVNKLVIIILAVISFMISYQQIVNPTLSVGIFAQMGVYGYFAAAFVPIIFGTFVKKVKLSTVFIASATAFLVHFGIYFLAITPYMKGPVKNPGVSAALAILISLLIAIILHTFNRNKIES